A single region of the Variovorax paradoxus genome encodes:
- the garD gene encoding galactarate dehydratase, with the protein MADSPLPSSPAARPPHRIHMHAADNVAIVANDGGLKAGAAFADGLVLVDNVPQGHKVALADLAEGDAVVRYNVVIGYALKPIPRGSWVHERLLKMPAARELEGLPIATVKPPAQAPLEGYTFEGYRNLDGSVGTRNILAITQTVQCVAGVVDFAVQRIKAELLPKYPNVDDVVGLSHSYGCGVAIDAPDAVIPIRTLRNISLNPNFGGEVMVISLGCEKLQPERLLPPGSIALVDERNVADIGETANAKLDVVCLQDDAHVGFMSMIDSIMRQAEEHLERLNARRRETVPASELVVGVQCGGSDAFSGVTANPAVGFCTDLLVRAGATVMFSEVTEVRDGIDQLTSRATTPEVAEAMIREMAWYDAYLDRGRVDRSANTTPGNKKGGLSNIVEKAMGSIVKSGSAPISGVVSPGEKARQKGLLYTATPASDFICGTLQLAAGMNLHVFTTGRGTPYGLAEVPVIKVATRSDLARRWHDLMDVNAGRIADGDATIEDVGWEMFRLMLDVASGRKKTWAEQWKLHNALVLFNPAPVT; encoded by the coding sequence CCGACTCACCACTCCCCTCTTCTCCGGCGGCGCGCCCGCCGCACCGCATCCATATGCACGCGGCGGACAACGTCGCCATTGTCGCCAATGACGGCGGTCTGAAGGCGGGCGCCGCGTTCGCCGACGGCCTGGTGCTGGTGGACAACGTGCCGCAGGGCCACAAGGTTGCGTTGGCCGACCTGGCCGAGGGCGACGCCGTCGTGCGCTACAACGTGGTGATCGGCTACGCGCTCAAGCCCATTCCGCGCGGCAGCTGGGTGCATGAGCGGCTGCTCAAGATGCCCGCCGCGCGCGAGCTCGAGGGCCTGCCGATCGCCACCGTCAAGCCGCCCGCGCAAGCGCCGCTCGAGGGATACACCTTCGAGGGCTACCGCAACCTCGACGGATCGGTGGGCACGCGCAACATCCTCGCCATTACGCAGACCGTGCAATGCGTGGCGGGCGTGGTCGATTTCGCTGTGCAGCGCATCAAGGCCGAACTGCTGCCGAAGTACCCCAACGTCGACGACGTGGTGGGCCTTTCGCACAGCTACGGCTGCGGCGTGGCCATTGACGCACCCGATGCGGTCATCCCGATCCGCACGCTGCGCAACATCAGCCTCAACCCGAACTTCGGCGGCGAGGTGATGGTCATCAGCCTGGGCTGCGAAAAGCTGCAGCCCGAGCGCCTGCTGCCGCCGGGCAGCATTGCGCTGGTGGACGAGCGCAACGTGGCCGACATCGGTGAGACGGCCAATGCCAAGCTGGACGTGGTGTGCCTGCAGGACGACGCGCACGTGGGCTTCATGTCGATGATCGATTCGATCATGCGGCAGGCCGAGGAACACCTGGAGCGGCTGAATGCCCGCAGGCGCGAAACCGTGCCGGCCAGCGAGCTGGTGGTGGGCGTGCAGTGCGGCGGCAGCGACGCATTCTCTGGCGTCACGGCCAACCCGGCCGTGGGCTTTTGCACCGACCTGCTGGTGCGCGCCGGCGCCACCGTGATGTTCTCGGAAGTGACCGAGGTGCGCGACGGCATCGACCAGCTCACCTCGCGCGCAACCACGCCCGAGGTGGCCGAGGCCATGATCCGCGAAATGGCCTGGTACGACGCCTACCTGGATCGCGGCCGCGTCGACCGCAGCGCCAACACCACGCCGGGCAACAAGAAGGGCGGGCTCTCGAACATCGTCGAAAAGGCCATGGGCTCGATCGTCAAGAGCGGCAGCGCGCCAATCTCGGGCGTAGTTTCGCCGGGCGAAAAAGCAAGGCAGAAAGGCCTGCTCTACACCGCAACACCGGCCAGCGACTTCATCTGCGGCACGCTGCAGCTGGCCGCCGGCATGAACCTGCACGTGTTCACCACCGGCCGCGGCACGCCTTACGGCCTGGCCGAAGTGCCGGTGATCAAGGTGGCCACGCGCAGCGACCTTGCGCGCCGCTGGCACGACCTGATGGACGTGAACGCAGGCCGCATTGCCGACGGCGACGCCACCATCGAAGACGTGGGTTGGGAAATGTTCCGCCTGATGCTCGACGTGGCCAGTGGCAGAAAGAAAACCTGGGCCGAACAGTGGAAGCTGCACAACGCGCTGGTGCTGTTCAACCCCGCACCCGTGACCTGA